A section of the Synergistaceae bacterium genome encodes:
- the tsaA gene encoding tRNA (N6-threonylcarbamoyladenosine(37)-N6)-methyltransferase TrmO has protein sequence MSLCAVGVIHSPLKCREQCPRQGIEGGVEAEVEVSPEFAAGLEGLEVGREVMLLTWLHLADRERLRVHPRGDKTVPLKGVFATRSPSRPNPIGLHRVRIVELNGTTLKVHPLEALDGTPVIDIKSIIRKE, from the coding sequence ATGTCCCTTTGCGCGGTAGGGGTGATCCACTCTCCGCTGAAGTGCCGCGAGCAGTGCCCCAGGCAGGGTATCGAGGGCGGAGTCGAGGCGGAGGTGGAGGTGAGCCCGGAGTTCGCCGCCGGGCTGGAAGGGCTAGAGGTCGGGCGCGAGGTCATGCTGTTGACTTGGCTGCACCTGGCGGACCGGGAAAGACTCAGGGTGCATCCGAGGGGGGACAAGACCGTGCCTCTGAAAGGAGTCTTCGCCACCAGGTCCCCCTCTAGGCCGAACCCGATAGGACTTCACCGGGTGAGGATAGTAGAATTGAACGGAACAACGCTGAAGGTGCATCCCTTGGAGGCCCTCGACGGTACCCCGGTTATAGACATAAAGTCGATCATTCGGAAAGAGTAG